The Shewanella mesophila genome contains the following window.
ATTTACTCGAGTAACAGGTCAGGCCCATTGGTTGCCTTTACTCCAGGTTAGGGCGATTGAGACTCAATGTTTTGTATTGGCCGCCGCTCAATGGGGGCAACATAATCAAGGGAGTCGAGAAACCTGGGGTCACAGCTGTGTGGTTGGCCCTTGGGGCGATGTATTGGCGTTGATGCCTGAGCAGTGTGGTTGGTTGACGACCTCTATAGATGTCAGTGAGATTGAAGATATTCGCAAGGGGATCCCCGTAGGTAAGCACAATCGTTTCGTTGAACCTAAGTTAAGGTCATAAGTCCTGATTGTATTACAACGAATAATGTATAACTCGTGGAATACGAGCTAAAGAGAGAGAATTAATGCCATTTTTAACCCAAGTAGAACAGAGTTTATTGCAAGATGGATTGTCATTAGATCAATTGCAAGGCTACCTCAAGAGTATGCACCAACATCAGATCGACTTTTCCGATCTCTACTTTCAAGGTAGCCGTCATGAGTCTTGGGTGTTAGAAGATGGCATAGTTAAAGACGGTAGTTTTCATATTGAGCGCGGTGTCGGCGTTAGGGCTATCTCGGGAGAGAAAACCGGTTTTGCTTACGCCGATGAGATAACCCCAAGTGCACTCAATGCGTCGGTTGAAGCTGCGAGAGGGATCTCTGCTGTGGGAGAGAGCGGCCATGTTCAAGCGTGGAAAACACAGAAGGTTAATCCTCTTTACCAGAGCGCAGATCCCATTGCGGCAATGGAAGAGGTGAAAAAAATCCAGCTGTTAAAGCAAGCAGATGCTTATGTGCGCAGCTTAGATAGTCGCATAATTCAAGTGGTGATCAGCCTCTCTGGTGTACATGAAGAGATCTTAGTGGCGGCCAGTGATGGTACTCTGGCGGCAGATATTCGTCCCTTGGTTCGTTTTAACTGCAGCGTGATTTTAGAGCAAGATGGCAAACGCGAACGCGGCGCGAGTGGTGGCGGTGGACGTCACGATTATCAAGGCTTCTTCGACAACGACGATACTGGGCTACCCAGCTGTTTTGCATTTGCCAGAGAAGCCGTGCGTCAAGCGTCGGTTAACTTAACGGCTATCGATGCCCCCGCTGGCGAAATGCCTGTAGTCTTGGGGGCTGGCTGGCCAGGGGTGTTACTGCACGAGGCGGTAGGTCATGGTTTAGAGGGTGACTTTAACCGTAAAGGTAGCAGCGCATTTAGTGGGCTTGTGGGCCAGCAAGTTGCGTCTAAGTTGGTTACCGTCGTCGATGATGGCACCATTGCTAATCGTCGCGGCTCGCTCAGCATAGATGACGAAGGTGTGCCCACTCAGAAAACCGTGTTGATCGAAAATGGCGTTCTCAAAGGTTATATGCAAGACAAGCTCAATGCCCGCCTGATGGGTGAGCAATCCACTGGCAATGGTCGCCGCGAGTCATATGCCCATTTGCCTATGCCGCGTATGACCAACACCTATATGGAAGCGGGTGAGTCAGATCCTGCTGATATTATTAAGTCGGTAGAAAAAGGTATTTATGCCCCTAACTTTGGTGGCGGACAGGTGGATATCACTTCCGGCAAGTTTGTATTTTCGGCGTCGGAAGCTTACCTAATTGAAAAAGGTGAAATTACTCAAGCCATTAAAGGGGCTACTTTGATTGGCAATGGGCCAGAAGCCATGGGGCAGATCTCTATGGTCGGTAATGATTTGGCGTTAGACCAAGGTGTTGGTGTTTGTGGTAAAGATGGTCAGAGTGTGCCTGTTGGGGTTGGTCAGCCAAGTCTGAAGCTCGATCGTTTAACTGTGGGTGGTACCGCTTAAGTCGATAACGATTTGAGGCGTGTCAGCTACTTACAGCTATCATTGCTGTGGTGAGGATTTGCTTCACTACAGCGATCTAACGCCCACAATTGAAGGAGCGTCTTCTCATCCCCATTAATGGGTGTTAACATTTGCCAAGGAAGTAGAGCATTCGCTCTAGGGGTGTCGATGAAATATTTACATATCATTTTGCTATCGCTATTAGCGGTACATGCTAGTGCTGCACAGGCTACAGAGATTGCTTTTAGTGACGCATGGCAGCAATTACTTAAAGTCAGCGATAAACTGCAAGCGAGTGCGCAGGAAGTTAATCGAGCCCAGGCTGAGAAAGATGCTGGCGATGATCTTAATCTGCCCTCTTTATCTATCAATGGCAGTTACACTCGATTGGAGAAACCAATCGAACTGGATCTGCGCGATCTCAATCCGCTCGCCAATCTCGATCCGGCTGCGCTGCCTCCTGCTTTAGGTGGTGCTTTAGCCTCTATTCCGGGCTCGTTATTTGTCACACCCTTCACCGAGCAAGATATCTTCCGCTCTAGTCTGCAGGCTATGTGGCCCATCTATACCGGCGGTCGTATTACCGCGGCTCAAGGTATTCATGCGGCCCAAGTTGCTGAAAAGGAGCAGCAGCATCAACTGTCTACCAGAGATCTGTTTTTACAGCTGGTAGAGCGCTATTACGCAGTCTCTGTGAGTCATTCGTTAGCGAATACTAAGCAGCAGCTTGTCGAGGCTCTGACTGAGCATGCAGATCATGCCATCAAATTAGAGCGACAAGGCCAGATTGCTAAAGTGGAACGACTTAACGCACAAGTGGCTTTAGAAAATGCCAAAGTTGATTATGCCAGTGCTCGTAGACAGCTAGAGATGACCCAAATCGCGTTGTCACGCATGTTGCATCAACAAGCTGTAGATACCGCTTCGCCACTATTTATTGTGGCAAGCTCGCCCTCCTTACCGCAATTGAGTCAACTTACCTTGTCGCATCATCCAGCACTTAAATTGCTCGAAGCAAAGGAGAGACAAGCTCAGGGGTTAATCGATGTCGAAAAGGGCAGCTATCACCCAACGGTTTTTCTCTATGGTAATTACACTCTCTATGAAGATGACAGTCTGTTCTCTAAGGTTGAGCCAGATTGGATGGTGGGTGTAGGGGTGAAGATACCACTATTAAGCCGAGATGGACGCAGTGGCAAAGTGGAAGCCGCTAAGAGTGCGTTATTACAGGCTCGTTATACTAAGGCGCAAACACAGCAAGATCTCAGTTTGCTGCTAGAGCAAAGTTATCGTCAGTTGCAGCAGGCTGAAGAAGAGGTGGACTCATTACGCCTTTCGCTCACGCTAGCACAAGAGAATAAACGCCTCAGAGACTTAGCTTTTAGCCAAGGCTTGTCGACCTCGATAGAGAAGGTTGATGCAGAGCTTAAGCTTAGCGCGGTACAAACCCAACAGTTAGCTGCCCGCTATCGCTATGTTTTAGCTTACGCAAAATTAATGGCTATCAGTGGCCAGTTAGATGAATTTGTCGGCCGCGCACGCAGCGCCCAGGAGAGATAAGATGCGCACCAACAGAGTGTTAGCCATTGTGGCATTGATTGCTTTAGTGGCATTACTAGCATACGGATTAAAGTTAGCTCATACCCCAAAGCCTGATAGGCTGCAGGGACAGATTGAAGCTAGGGAATACAATATCTCCTCTAAAGTTCCCGGCCGGGTAGCACAAGTGCTAGTCCGTCGTGGCGATAAGGTTGAAAGTGGCGATCTACTGTTTGCTATCGATAGCCCAGAACTGAATGCCAAACTGATGCAGGCTCAAGGTGGACGCGATGCCGCTAAAGCGATGCAGATGGAAGCTGATAACGGTGCCCGTAAACAGCAGGTCGCCGCATCGAAAGAGCAATGGTTAAAAGCGAAAGCGGCAGCGACACTCGCCGAGACGACTTATAATCGTGTCGAGGTCTTATTTACCGAAGGTGTATTAGCCAGACAGAAACGCGATGAAGCATTTACCCAGTGGCAGGCGGCTAAGTATACGGAGCAGGCCGCCTATGCCATGTATCAAATGGCTGAAGAGGGGGCGCGGGTCGAAACCAAGGCGGCGGCGGCGGGTAACGCTCGTATGGCAGAAGGTGCGGTGAATGAGGTCAGCGCTATCTTAGCCGATAGCCAGATGCGATCACCTAAATCAGGCGAAGTCAGTGAGGTACTACTACAGAGTGGTGAGTTAGCGCCCAGTGGTTTCCCTGTTGTCAGTATTATTGATATGCAAGATGCTTGGGCCATTTTTCAAGTGCGTGAAGATCAGTTAAAAAGCTTTAAAGTGGGTGATACCGTTGAGGTTGAGATCCCAGCACTCGGAGAACGCCACGGCTTTACCGTTGCACATATTAGTGTGATGGGGAATTTTGCTACTTGGCGCTCAACGGAAAGCGGCCATGACTTTGATATGCGTACCTTTGAGATGGAGCTGCGCCCTACAGCGCCGATTGCTGATCTGCGAGTTGGCATGACGACACTCTTGGTGCGCTAACCATTGGCTTCCATGAAGCAGTTAATCAAACGCGAGCTCAATGCCCTTTGGCATGACCCATGGCAGCTTGCATTGGTCAGCTATATTCCTTTAGTGGGCATTTTTGGCCTGTGGTGGCTGTTTAGCGCGGGGTTACCGCGTCAGCTTCCCGTGGCGATAGTGGACCAAGATCAGAGTCAGATCAGCCGTATGTTGGTGCGTCAGCTAACCGCTAATGCGGCGATTATTCCGATCCACTATCAGGACATCAATAGTGCCAAGGCCTCGATGGAAAAGGCGGAAACTTATGCCATGGTGGTGTTGCCGTTTCAGCTAAATCGTGACCTGCTCACTGGTCATCAGCCCAGTATCGATATTCGCTACAACAGTCAATATTTGTTGGTCGGTAAGCTGTTATCTAGCCAACTTCAGTTGAGTTTAGCCGATGGGTTAAAGAGAAAGGCGTTGATAAAGCAGCTTGCTGCTGGCGTACCAATGGCTCAGGCTGAGGTTAATCTCAATCTGGTGAAAACCCAGATTAGCGCGCTGTACAATGCCAATAGTAATTACGTGGTGTTTCTATTGCCGCCATTACTGATTGCGCTCGGACAGCTACTCGCCATGCTAGTATTTGCTAACTCACTTAATCGTGAATTAAGGTTAAATACCATGCAAGAGTGGTTTTCCTTAGGCACACGGCGCGTGTTATGGGCCAAAATATTGGTCTATACGCCGCTTATCGTGCTGCAAGGGCGACTGATTTTGACTTTGCTCTACCAATATTTAGGCTTGCCATTAGCGGGCCAGTTTGGTCAGCTGCTCTTGGCGCAAATTGTGATGTTATTGGCGGTATGGCTAATGGTATTGGCCATCTTTTTCTTACTCCAAGACAGTGCACGGGTGGTGAGTTTTTGCACGGCACTGTTTGCCCCCGCTTTCCCTTTTATGGGGATCACCTTTCCGACACAAGATATGCCGAAGCTGGCACAGTGGTGGCGCGAATTAATGCCGTCTAGCCATTATATCGATACCCATGTTGGTTTGGTCAGTTATGGCCAGAGCTTTGCCACTTTTACCCATCAAGTTATGAGTTATTGGGGTTACCTATTATTAATCCCTGTGATTGTCTTTTTAGCCCGTAGGGTGAAACGAGCGACACATGATGTAGCGGCCGAAACCCGCTGTAATGAGGCGAGCTAGTATGAGTTTTTGGTCCTTAATGATGGCCGATCTCAAGTCGATCGTGACCGATAAAGCGATAGCGATAACATTATTTGGCGGCGTACTATTTTATTCAGTGCTGTATCCATTGCCCTATCTTAACGAGGTCCCCACTAAGCAGCAAATTGTGGTGATTGATGGCGACCACTCAAGTTTAAGCCGCCAGCTCATTCGCCATGCCGATGCAAGCCCTAAGCTTGATGTTGTGGGTCAGCTGACCACTATAGATCAGGCACAGCAGTGGGTTGCATCAGGGAAAGCTCATGGCTTTATGGTGATCCCAGAGAACTTTAGGCGTGATCTGATCCGTCAAAAAGGGGTGACGCTAGCGTATGGGGGCGATGCCAACTACTTTTTGATCTATTCGGCCGTTGTCGAAGGCTTGATGTCAGTGGGCATCGATGCGGGTAAATATGTGCAATTTAACGGACTGCTAGCGAGGGGAAGCTCGGCTAAGCAGGTGAAGCATGATTTAGAGCCTATTAAACTTAATAGTGTGCCCGCCTTTAATCCCAGTCTAGGCTATACCCCTTATGTGGTGCCTGGGGTATTGCTCTTGGTACTGCATCAAACCTTATTGATTGGAGCCGGGATCCTCGGTGCTGGTCAATGGGGCAGAGAGGGTTATTGGCAACAAGCATCGGCGTTAAAACTTATCTTGGCGCGGGTGGCAGTGTTTGCACTCATCTACAGCTTTTTTACCTGTTTTTATGTGGGATTTTGTAACTATTGGTATGGGGTCAGTGTGCAAGGAGATTTGGGACAAGTTGTGCTGTTTTTGGTGCCGTTTATTCTCTGTACGGCTGTCGCTGGCGTGGCGTTTAGTTGTTTGTTTACCCGTCGGGATCTACCCACTCAAGTGTTACTGTTGATCTCTATGCCTATTCTATTTGTGTCTGGATTTATTTGGCCGCTTGAGCTGATTCCATCGCCGCTAGTATGGCTTGGACAGCTCGTTCCTGCAGTGTCGACTATTCAAGGCATGTTACAGCTCAATCAGATGGGCGCGAGTTGGCCAAGTGTGGTGCATTTTTGGTGGCAGCTTTGGGGGCTGGCATCGGTTTACTTTGTGCTGGCTTATTTCGGGGTGCGTTACCGATTGAATAAGGGGTAAGTAACCCTAACTCAGGTTGAGTAGGATCACGCCTCGTGATGAGGCGTAATTGCAGAGACTGTCAATTGAGTTATAACGAAGTGAAATTTAAACAGCCAAGCAATCACTCGGCTGTTTCGGTGCGGATATATTTAACTAATTCTGCTGCAGATTTCGATGCTTCATCAGGCTTTTTAACGAGCTCTTTGTTGGCTTGTCTTACTAACTGACGTAGCTTCTGTCTTTCCAGTTTTGGATGTTGCTCAATAAGCGCTTGAATCGCATCATCGCCGCCGGTTAATAGCTGATCTTTGGTCTTTTCCGCCACATTGAGCTTAGAGCTTTCATTGCGGTTTTGGTTTAACACATTTTTAAGATCGGTTTGCAGCTGCTCAATATCGACATTGCGCATGATCTTGCCAATATATTGCAGATGGCGACGATACGCTTCGGTATTGATGCGTATCGTCTTCGCCTTGAGCACGTTATCATAAAGCAGCTCGTCAAGTTCAAGCTTGTTTATTTGACTCTTGCTCAGCGAGACTAACTGCTTTCCTAGCTCTTGGTATACCGCTATTTCTCTTTTCACTTCGGCTCTGCTGACGTATTCGTCGTCATGGTCGAAGGGCTGTTTAAAGTGTTCCGAATCACCAACAATATTCATAATCAAAAATCTCTCACATAAACTGGCTTAATAATACCATTTCATTGGAATATCGCCTACGAAGCACGGCAGTTATTTAATGTGAAAGCGCATCGGGTTTGTTATGCTACTGCCATTATTGATCACTAAAGAGTAGATTTGTGCCTTCACCTAGCATTGAAACTGAACTGGATTCATTAAAAGACGCCGTTGCTATGGCATTAGAATATGCCGCCACTTTGGGGACCACGGGTGCCGAAGTCGCCATTAGTAAACAGCAAGGGTTATCGGTATCGACTCGCCTCAAAGAGGTTGAAACTGTCGAGTTTAATAAAGATGGTGCGCTAGGTATCACCCTGTTTAGGGATGGCTGCAAAGGTAGCTCTTCTACTTCGGATTTAAGTCCTGACGCGATTCGCCGCGCCGTTAAAGCGGCCGATGATATTGCTAAGTTCACCTCAGAAGATCCCTTCAATGGTTTAGCCGATGCAGATTTAATGGCTCAGCATATTGAAGATCTTGAGCTCTATTATCCTCACGAAACTACGCCTGCTGAGCTTGAAGTGTTAGCCGCTCGCGCTGAAGAAGCTGCATTAAGCGCCGACACTCGGATTAAAAACTCCGATGGTGCCAGCGCCAATGCCCATACAGGAGCCAAAGTGTATGGTAATAGTCACGGCTTCTTAAATGGTTACGTCAGTTCTCGCTATAGCCTTAGTTGTGTGGTGATTGGCGAACAAGATGGCAATATGCAGCGTGATTATGATTATACGGTAGCGCGTAAGTTTAGCGATCTGTGGACGCCAGAAGCCGTTGGCCAAAAAGCGGCTGAGAAAACCGTTAGTCGCCTCGGCGCGCGTAAGATCGCGACCACCAAGTTACCCATTCTGTTTGCTCCGGATGTGGCAACGGGCTTAATGGGCCATTTAGTCGGTGCGATCAGCGGTAGTAGCTTGTATCGTAAATCAAGTTTCCTGCAAGACTCTATCGACACTCAACTGTTTCCAGATTGGTTTACTATTGCCGAGCAGCCCCATCTTAAAGGTGCGCTTGCTAGTGCTTATTACGATAGTGAAGGTGTCGCGACAGTTGAACGTAATATTATCGATAAGGGTATCTTATCGACTTACCTATTAACCAGTTATTCGGCGCGTAAGCTTGGTTTAACCAATACTGGCCATGCGGGTGGCATCTATAACTGGACCCTTGCTCATACAGGACAAAGCTTTGATGAGCTTATCAAGCAGATGGGCACGGGCTTAATTGTCGCCGAAGTGATGGGCCAAGGAGTTAATGGTGTGACTGGTGATTACTCTCGCGGTGCGGCGGGCTTCTATGTCGAAAATGGGGTTGTGCAATATCCAGTAGAAGAGATCACTATCGCTGGAAATCTAAAAGATATGTATCGCAATATCGTTGCGGTGAGTAAAGATAGAGATCTGCGTTCATCGATTAGAACTGGCGGGATCTTACTCGACGAAATGAAGATTGCGGGTAACTAAGAGCAATTATCTTGCTTTAAGATTAGCGAGTGCCAAGGCACTCGCTTTTTTATGCCTGCAATTCATACTAATTAACCTGAACTTGGGATATTAAATGTATCTCAAACAGCTCTTTATTCCGCTAACTGCGTTGGATTCACTTGCGATAGGCGGGCTATTGACGCGTAAATACGCCTTGTTAGCAAAACAAACGACAAGTTTGAGATGAAATAAGCATAAAACGGCTAATTCATCTAGCGTTATTCCATCTCTTAACCCGAGTTCAGGTTAATAAACATCAACCGCCATACTCTTGCGAACAAAAAAGCTAAACTTAAGCTTGAATATATGGATATCCATATATATGATTTGGCGTATATAAAGAATGTTTGAGAGGGGGAGATAATGGTGACTGCGATTTTTAAGGCGTTATCCGATGAAACCCGTTTGCTGAGTCTGTTGTTGATCCATGCAGAAGGCGAGCTATGTGTTTGCGAACTCATGGCGGCGCTTGATGAGAGTCAGCCCAAGATCTCTCGTCATCTCGCTCAGTTACGTAAGGCTGAGCTGTTGAGTGATCGCCGTCAGGGGCAATGGGTGTTTTATCGGATTAACCCTGACTTAGCCTCATGGGCGTTAAATGTCATTGAGCAAACAAGAGCAGGCAATCCGTCTCTATTAGCGAGTGGTTTAGCGCGCTTGCAACAGATGGGGCAAAGGCCTGAACGAGTTAAGGCTTGCTGTTAGGTAACGGCAATGAACGAAACAGATAATGATAGGTAAATACCATGGGACTGTTTGAGCGTTACTTGAGTGTGTGGGTTGGTTTGGCAATTGTGTTTGGTGTGGTTTTGGGCCATTTTCTGCCCGATCTATTTAGTGTTATCGCCGCTTTAGAATACGCCAAGGTCAATTTGTTAATTGCTCTGCTTATCTGGGTGATGATCTACCCAATGATGGTACAAATTGATTTTTCAGCGGTAAAAAATGTGGGTAAGAGTCCCAAAGGTTTAGTGTTGACCCTAGTGATAAACTGGTTGATCAAACCTTTCACCATGGCGTTACTTGGCTGGTTATTCTTCAAAGTATTCTTCGCTAGCTTGGTCGATGCGCAAACTGCGAGTGAGTATATCGCTGGGATGATCTTACTCGGCGTCGCACCCTGTACGGCTATGGTGTTCGTCTGGAGTCAATTAACTAAGGGCGATCCCAATTACACCTTGGTACAAGTCTCGGTAAATGATCTGATCATGGTGGTGGCCTTTGCCCCTATCTGTGCTTTTCTTTTAGGGGTGAGTGATATTCAGGTTCCCTGGGAAACCTTACTCTTATCTGTGGTGCTCTATGTGGTGCTGCCCTTGATAGCAGGGGTGATCACCCGCCAAGTGCTAAATCGCCGAAGTCTAAATGGGGTCGATACCTTTGTTGGCCGCATTAAGCCTTGGTCGATATTGGGGCTACTCGCCACCGTGGTATTACTCTTTGGTTTACAGGCTAGTACCATATTGGCCCAACCGCAAAATATTGTGCTTATCGCGATTCCGCTTTTGATTCAAACCTATGGCATTTTCTTCATTGCTTACTTTGCGGCGAAAAAACTCAATATAGCGCAAAATGTAGCAGGCCCTGCATGCATGATCGCTACCTCCAACTTTTTTGAACTCGCTGTCGCGGTTGCGATTTCGCTGTTTGGCCTACATTCGGGGGCGGCGCTAGCCACTGTGGTTGGCGTGTTAGTCGAAGTCCCTGTCATGTTGTCGCTAGTGGCGTTTGTCAATCGAGATAAAACTAAGTATCAGCAGGCGGTTAATACCGATCCTGAACACTAAATGAGCAGAATTTCCTCTTTTTTAGGATAGTAATATGACAATTAAAATTGGTATTAACGGTTTTGGTCGCATGGGGCGCTTAGCACTCCGAGCAGCGTGGCAGTGGGATGATGTGGAGTTTGTGCAGATCAATGATCCAGCAGGGGATGCGGCAACCTTGGCGCACCTACTGACGTTCGATTCGATCCATGGCCGTTGGGTGCATGAGGCGACCGCCGACGGCTCGCAGATTGTGATTGGTGAGCAGCGCATAGCAACCAGCATGAACAAGACGATTAGCGAGACCGATTGGTCAGGATGCGATCTCGTGATTGAAGCATCGGGTGTGATGAAAACCAAGGCCTTACTGCAAGCCTATTTAGATCAAGGTGTTAAGCGCGTTGTAGTGACGGCCCCAGTGAAAGAAGATGGCGTGCTAAATATCGTCATGGGCGTGAACCATCACCTGTACGACAAAGATAAGTACCCTATCGTGACTGCAGCGTCTTGCACCACGAACTGTTTAGCGCCTGTGGTGAAAGTCTTACATGAGCAGATTGGCATTAAGCATGGCTCAATGACGACCATTCATGATATCACCAACACCCAAACTATCTTGGATGCCCCCCACAAAGATCTGCGCCGGGCGCGTGCTTGTGGTCAGTCATTGATCCCGACAACTACCGGCTCGGCAACGGCTATCACTCATATCTTCCCTGAGCTAAAAGGTAAGTTAAATGGCCATGCGGTGCGTGTGCCTCTGGCCAATGCGTCGATCACAGACTGCGTGTTTGAGATGCAGCGCGGCGTCACCGAAGCTGAGGTAAATGGGCTGTTTAAACAGGCCGCAGAAGGTGAGCTTAAAGATATTTTAGGCTATGAGGAGCGCCCTCTGGTATCGGTGGACTATAAGACAGATCCGCGTTCAAGCATTGTCGATGCACTCTCGACCATGGTAGTGAACGATACCCAACTTAAAGTATATATTTGGTATGACAATGAGTGGGGCTACGCTAACCGCACTGCAGAACTTGCCAGAATGGTTGGTCGTTTGGATAAGGCATAGCGGGTATTTTACATTGCCTAGTCAAGGAAGTGATGATTGATGTTTGCCACGATTCGCTCGCTACCAGTTGAAATAAGACAATACCTGATTGTCACCGGTAACTATTGGGCATTTACCTTGACCGATGGTGCGCTGCGTATGTTAGTGGTATTGCACTTTCATCAACTCGGTTATTCGCCGCTAGCCATCGCGATGTTGTTTATCTTCTATGAGTTCTTTGGGGTCGTCACTAATTTAGTCGGCGGCTATCTCGGTGCACGTTTAGGCCTCAATCGCACCATGAATATCGGCTTGGGCTTGCAAGTGGCGGCTTTGTTGATGTTATTGGTGCCCAGCGCTTGGCTTACTGTGCCTTGGGTGATGGCTGCGCAGGCTGTGTCGGGGATCGCCAAAGACCTCAATAAGATGAGTGCCAAAAGTAGCGTTAAGATGCTGGTGGCCAAGGGCGAAGAGGGCAGATTATACAAATACATCGCACTGCTAACGGGTTCTAAGAACGCCTTAAAAGGAGCGGGCTTCTTCTTAGGTGGCGCATTGCTGGCTCTGCTGGGGTTTCAGGGCGCAATTGGGTTAATGGCTGCACTGCTGAGCCTTGTTTGGCTGATGAGTATCATCAAGCTGAAGCAAGACTTAGGCAAGGCGAAGAATAAGCCTAAGTTTAGTGAGCTGTTTTCTAAAAGCCGCGCGATTAATATCTTGTCTGCTGCACGTATGTGCTTATTTGCTGCGCGCGATGTGTGGTTTGTGGTGGCACTGCCGGTTTATCTTGCCAGTCAGTTTGGCTGGGATCATTATGCCGTCGGTGGGTTTCTGGCGTTGTGGGTGATAGGGTATGGCGCGGTGCAAAGCGTTGCGCCTAGGCTGACTGGCAAAGCAAGTGGCGTCGTACCCGATGGCCGCACCGCACTATGGTGGGCGTGTGGGTTGACGCTTATTCCTGCCGTTATCGCACTCCTCATGACTGCCAATTATGCCGCCGAATATTCCCAAGCCGCGCTGTTGCTCGGTTTGCTAATGTTTGGCGCCGTGTTTGCAGTGAACTCTTCTCTGCACAGTTATCTTATCGTTAGCTATGCCAGCGATGATGGCGTATCACTGGACGTTGGTTTTTATTATATGGCCAACGCCATGGGACGTCTGCTCGGCACCCTGCTGTCTGGTTGGGTGTATCAACAGTTTGGACTTATTGCTTGTCTGTGGATCTCGGCTGGACTACTCGGGACCACTGCGCTGATCAGTATTGGATTACCGAGGCGATAACCCTGAAATAAGGCTTTGCCATTTTTCTGTTTGTTTGAGTAAAGTGCGCCAGGCTGGATTCTCTTCTATGGCTGTCACAACACTATTCAGTGTAAGCATTCTTAAATGATAAGATATGCCCGAATAGTTCAACAGGCTCGAGTGAAGATTTCGGCCAAACTAAGCAGCTGATGAGCACGGCATGATCAATGCGGTCGTTCGATTTATTCATTTGATTGACGTTAGGCGTATTTTTATTCTGCCGTCCTATTATTATGGCGTACACCCTTTTATAGTTTTTCAGCATTACTGGAGACAAGACTCATGACAAACGTGGATGCCACGGTGTTAACGACTAAGCCATCCCAAGATGGTTTCCACATGCCAGCCGAATGGGCGGCTCAGCAAGCGGTGTGGATGCTTTGGCCCTATCGTCCTGATAACTGGCGTTCTGCGGGCGCTTATGCGCAGGCGACCTTTGCTAAGGTGGCTGATGCCATTGGTGCTGCCACGCCTGTTTATATGGGCGTTCCCAAGGTATTTATGGCAGAGGCCAAGACGGTTATGCCTCATCACGTCACTTTGGTCGAGATAGATAGCAATGATTGCTGGGCTCGGGATACTGGGCCTACTGTAGTGGTGAATGCTAAGGGTGAATGCCGCGGTGTTGACTGGGGC
Protein-coding sequences here:
- the tldD gene encoding metalloprotease TldD, whose protein sequence is MPFLTQVEQSLLQDGLSLDQLQGYLKSMHQHQIDFSDLYFQGSRHESWVLEDGIVKDGSFHIERGVGVRAISGEKTGFAYADEITPSALNASVEAARGISAVGESGHVQAWKTQKVNPLYQSADPIAAMEEVKKIQLLKQADAYVRSLDSRIIQVVISLSGVHEEILVAASDGTLAADIRPLVRFNCSVILEQDGKRERGASGGGGRHDYQGFFDNDDTGLPSCFAFAREAVRQASVNLTAIDAPAGEMPVVLGAGWPGVLLHEAVGHGLEGDFNRKGSSAFSGLVGQQVASKLVTVVDDGTIANRRGSLSIDDEGVPTQKTVLIENGVLKGYMQDKLNARLMGEQSTGNGRRESYAHLPMPRMTNTYMEAGESDPADIIKSVEKGIYAPNFGGGQVDITSGKFVFSASEAYLIEKGEITQAIKGATLIGNGPEAMGQISMVGNDLALDQGVGVCGKDGQSVPVGVGQPSLKLDRLTVGGTA
- a CDS encoding TolC family protein, with the translated sequence MKYLHIILLSLLAVHASAAQATEIAFSDAWQQLLKVSDKLQASAQEVNRAQAEKDAGDDLNLPSLSINGSYTRLEKPIELDLRDLNPLANLDPAALPPALGGALASIPGSLFVTPFTEQDIFRSSLQAMWPIYTGGRITAAQGIHAAQVAEKEQQHQLSTRDLFLQLVERYYAVSVSHSLANTKQQLVEALTEHADHAIKLERQGQIAKVERLNAQVALENAKVDYASARRQLEMTQIALSRMLHQQAVDTASPLFIVASSPSLPQLSQLTLSHHPALKLLEAKERQAQGLIDVEKGSYHPTVFLYGNYTLYEDDSLFSKVEPDWMVGVGVKIPLLSRDGRSGKVEAAKSALLQARYTKAQTQQDLSLLLEQSYRQLQQAEEEVDSLRLSLTLAQENKRLRDLAFSQGLSTSIEKVDAELKLSAVQTQQLAARYRYVLAYAKLMAISGQLDEFVGRARSAQER
- a CDS encoding HlyD family secretion protein — translated: MRTNRVLAIVALIALVALLAYGLKLAHTPKPDRLQGQIEAREYNISSKVPGRVAQVLVRRGDKVESGDLLFAIDSPELNAKLMQAQGGRDAAKAMQMEADNGARKQQVAASKEQWLKAKAAATLAETTYNRVEVLFTEGVLARQKRDEAFTQWQAAKYTEQAAYAMYQMAEEGARVETKAAAAGNARMAEGAVNEVSAILADSQMRSPKSGEVSEVLLQSGELAPSGFPVVSIIDMQDAWAIFQVREDQLKSFKVGDTVEVEIPALGERHGFTVAHISVMGNFATWRSTESGHDFDMRTFEMELRPTAPIADLRVGMTTLLVR
- a CDS encoding ABC transporter permease, which translates into the protein MKQLIKRELNALWHDPWQLALVSYIPLVGIFGLWWLFSAGLPRQLPVAIVDQDQSQISRMLVRQLTANAAIIPIHYQDINSAKASMEKAETYAMVVLPFQLNRDLLTGHQPSIDIRYNSQYLLVGKLLSSQLQLSLADGLKRKALIKQLAAGVPMAQAEVNLNLVKTQISALYNANSNYVVFLLPPLLIALGQLLAMLVFANSLNRELRLNTMQEWFSLGTRRVLWAKILVYTPLIVLQGRLILTLLYQYLGLPLAGQFGQLLLAQIVMLLAVWLMVLAIFFLLQDSARVVSFCTALFAPAFPFMGITFPTQDMPKLAQWWRELMPSSHYIDTHVGLVSYGQSFATFTHQVMSYWGYLLLIPVIVFLARRVKRATHDVAAETRCNEAS
- a CDS encoding ABC transporter permease is translated as MSFWSLMMADLKSIVTDKAIAITLFGGVLFYSVLYPLPYLNEVPTKQQIVVIDGDHSSLSRQLIRHADASPKLDVVGQLTTIDQAQQWVASGKAHGFMVIPENFRRDLIRQKGVTLAYGGDANYFLIYSAVVEGLMSVGIDAGKYVQFNGLLARGSSAKQVKHDLEPIKLNSVPAFNPSLGYTPYVVPGVLLLVLHQTLLIGAGILGAGQWGREGYWQQASALKLILARVAVFALIYSFFTCFYVGFCNYWYGVSVQGDLGQVVLFLVPFILCTAVAGVAFSCLFTRRDLPTQVLLLISMPILFVSGFIWPLELIPSPLVWLGQLVPAVSTIQGMLQLNQMGASWPSVVHFWWQLWGLASVYFVLAYFGVRYRLNKG
- the yjgA gene encoding ribosome biogenesis factor YjgA yields the protein MNIVGDSEHFKQPFDHDDEYVSRAEVKREIAVYQELGKQLVSLSKSQINKLELDELLYDNVLKAKTIRINTEAYRRHLQYIGKIMRNVDIEQLQTDLKNVLNQNRNESSKLNVAEKTKDQLLTGGDDAIQALIEQHPKLERQKLRQLVRQANKELVKKPDEASKSAAELVKYIRTETAE